TAACGGAGAAAGTGCCCCGTGTGGCACTCTTAGCCCTCGACGGAGCGATTATTCTTACTGATACTGGCGTCCAAAGATATAAACTTGGTAACTCAAAAGACGGGTCGTAATGACGATACGTTCGCCTCGCGAGTGGATTTCCAGAAAGTACAGTCGTCGCATCGGCGCGGCGCTGTTCGTTACGCTCGTCGCCACGATGGCGTTCGGCGTCCTGTTCGCGCTTGACGCGGCGCGCGGCGGCGAGGGGGTCCGAGCGGTCGCCGGAACGCTGTTCGTCCTCGCGCTTCACGTCGGACTGCTCGGCATCGTTCTCGGCGGCAGCGTCGGCGTGGAACTCCGCACCCTGACCGACGCCGCCGAGGCCATCGAGGAGGGTGACCTCGACGTGTCGCCCGAGAGCGACCGCAGCGACGAGTTCGGGCAACTGGCGTCGTCGTTCGACACCATGCGGCGGTCGCTCGACGAGGCGTTCGAGGAGTCGGAGGCCGCCAGAGAGGACGCCGAGAGCGCCCGGAAGCGGGCCGAACGCGCGAAGGAGGAGGCCGAGCGCGCCAAGCGCGAGGCCGAGGAGCGAAACGACCGCCTCCTCGAACGTGCATCGGAAATCGGCGACGCGATGTCGTCGGCCGCGGACGGCGACTTCACGCACGAACTCGACACGGGCGGCGACATCGAGGCCATCGAACGCATCGGCGACGCGTACGACGAGATGGCCGAGTCGCTGTCGGGGACCGTCGAGGAGATACTAGACTTCGCCGCCGAGGTCGAACGCGCCAGCAACGCCGTCGCGGACGACGCGGCCGAGGTCGAGGCGTCTCACGAGGCGCTCGCGGGCGACATCCGCTCGCTGGCCGACGCCATCACCGACCAGACCGACCAACTCCAGAGCGCGGCCGAGGAGGCCAACGACCTCTCGGCGACCATCGAGGAGGTCGCTTCGACCACCGACGAGGTTGCGGGTCGGGCCAGCGACGCGGCCGAGGTCGGCGAGGCGGGCGCGGAGCGCGCGACCGAGGCGGTCGAGGCCATCGAGGGAATCGAGGACGCCGTCGCGGGACTCGGCCGCTTGGTCGACGAACTCGACGACCGCATGAACGAGGTCGAATCGACGACCGACCTCATCGACGACATCGCCGAACAGACGAACATGCTCGCACTGAACGCCAACATCGAGGCCGCCCACGCGGACGCCGACGGCGACGGGTTCGCCGTCGTCGCCGACGAGGTCAAGCAACTCGCGACCGAGACCCAGGAGGCCATCGACGAAATCGAGGGGATAGTCGACGGCGCTCGCGGCGACGTCACCGACGTCACCGAGGAGATGGCCGCCACCAGAACGCGAATCGACACGAGCGTCGACACCGTGACCGCGACCGGCGACACGCTACAGGAGTTGACCGACACGGTCGTCGACGTGGACGACGCCATGGTGGAGATAAGCCGCGCGACCGACGACGGCGCGGCCGCGACCGAGGAGGTCGCCGCGGCGGTCGAGACCGTCCGCGAGGCCGCCACCGATGTCGCCGACCGCTCGCACGAACTCGCGGCGACGGCCGACGAGACGGTCGAGACCATGGGCGACGTGCGCGAACGCGCCGACGCCCTCGCCGACCGGACCGAAGACCTGCGTTCGATGCTGACCGCGTTCGAGACGCGGGACGCCGACGTCGGCGGTGTGGGCGACAACTCGGACGGCGGTACGGGCGGCGACTACGACGGCGGACCGGACGACGGTTCCGGCCAGTCGACCGACGAGTCACTCCGCGCCGGTCCCGGCGCGCTCGCGGGTG
The nucleotide sequence above comes from Halorussus limi. Encoded proteins:
- a CDS encoding methyl-accepting chemotaxis protein, producing MTIRSPREWISRKYSRRIGAALFVTLVATMAFGVLFALDAARGGEGVRAVAGTLFVLALHVGLLGIVLGGSVGVELRTLTDAAEAIEEGDLDVSPESDRSDEFGQLASSFDTMRRSLDEAFEESEAAREDAESARKRAERAKEEAERAKREAEERNDRLLERASEIGDAMSSAADGDFTHELDTGGDIEAIERIGDAYDEMAESLSGTVEEILDFAAEVERASNAVADDAAEVEASHEALAGDIRSLADAITDQTDQLQSAAEEANDLSATIEEVASTTDEVAGRASDAAEVGEAGAERATEAVEAIEGIEDAVAGLGRLVDELDDRMNEVESTTDLIDDIAEQTNMLALNANIEAAHADADGDGFAVVADEVKQLATETQEAIDEIEGIVDGARGDVTDVTEEMAATRTRIDTSVDTVTATGDTLQELTDTVVDVDDAMVEISRATDDGAAATEEVAAAVETVREAATDVADRSHELAATADETVETMGDVRERADALADRTEDLRSMLTAFETRDADVGGVGDNSDGGTGGDYDGGPDDGSGQSTDESLRAGPGALAGGDDD